One window from the genome of Lentibacillus daqui encodes:
- a CDS encoding glucose-1-phosphate adenylyltransferase yields MVKNCVGMLLAGGEGKRLGALTKNLAKPAVPFGGKYRIIDFTLSNCVNSGMQHVGVMTQYSPLELNRHIGNGEAWDLNRMDGAMTVLSPYTERNGGDWYNGTADAIYQNTHFIDEHDPEYVLVISGDHIYQMDYGQLLEQHKRTGADATISVMPVAWEEASRFGILHTLDNGRIYEFAEKPEHPKSNLASMGIYMFTWKVLKSYLQQDANNEYSSHDFGKDIIPAMLGDECHMYAYQFTGYWKDVGTVQSYWEANMDLLDEDLQLSLNNKNRRVYSNESNIPPEYIDETAEVTYSLINSGCWICGKVDSSVLFENVKIGKGSKVCRSILHPGVTVGENVTLERVIVKENTEIPAGTHISISADEEPLVIDQHSLEHIEATLEKDEEELYS; encoded by the coding sequence ATTGTGAAAAACTGTGTTGGGATGCTACTTGCTGGTGGAGAGGGAAAACGCCTTGGTGCCTTAACCAAAAATCTGGCCAAACCGGCTGTTCCATTTGGAGGGAAATACCGGATTATTGATTTTACATTAAGTAACTGTGTCAATTCCGGCATGCAGCATGTCGGTGTGATGACACAATATTCTCCCCTCGAGTTAAACCGCCATATTGGTAACGGAGAGGCATGGGATTTGAATCGCATGGATGGTGCCATGACCGTGCTATCCCCTTATACAGAAAGGAATGGTGGGGACTGGTATAATGGAACTGCTGATGCCATTTATCAGAATACTCATTTTATTGATGAGCATGACCCGGAATATGTCCTGGTTATCTCTGGTGATCATATTTATCAAATGGACTATGGTCAACTTCTTGAACAGCATAAACGTACAGGGGCGGATGCAACCATTTCTGTCATGCCTGTTGCCTGGGAAGAAGCCTCAAGGTTTGGTATTTTGCACACATTGGATAATGGACGTATTTATGAATTTGCGGAAAAACCGGAACACCCCAAAAGTAATCTGGCATCGATGGGAATTTATATGTTCACATGGAAAGTATTGAAATCCTATCTGCAACAAGATGCCAATAACGAATACTCCAGTCATGATTTTGGCAAGGACATTATCCCGGCGATGTTGGGTGATGAATGCCATATGTATGCCTATCAATTTACGGGTTACTGGAAAGATGTCGGAACCGTTCAAAGTTACTGGGAAGCCAATATGGATCTGCTTGATGAAGATCTGCAACTTAGCTTAAATAATAAAAATCGCCGTGTCTATTCCAATGAGTCGAATATCCCGCCCGAGTATATCGATGAAACTGCGGAAGTGACTTATTCACTCATTAATTCCGGTTGCTGGATATGCGGTAAGGTTGACAGCTCCGTTTTATTTGAAAATGTGAAAATAGGCAAGGGTTCAAAGGTATGTCGATCGATTCTGCACCCAGGAGTTACAGTGGGGGAAAACGTTACACTGGAGCGCGTGATTGTCAAGGAAAACACGGAAATTCCGGCTGGTACACATATTTCTATCAGTGCCGATGAAGAGCCGCTCGTCATTGATCAACATTCACTTGAGCACATAGAAGCTACCTTGGAGAAAGATGAAGAAGAACTTTATTCATAA
- the glgB gene encoding 1,4-alpha-glucan branching protein GlgB has protein sequence MSYSISEEDLYLFHQGTNYYSQQLLGCREILWENKRGYRFVVWAPHAKEVRVVGDFNDWQGDRHVLRRITDQGVWAGFFTGIPENTPYKYEIQPQNGASFMKADPYARTAEVRPATASLTPATSTYNWNDQQWQEGKKTYNPHTAPISIYEAHLGTWKTKQVTKLKPWETKDAEEFYTYRELAHELIPYVKTLGFTHIELLPLAEHPFDRSWGYQITGYFSVTSRYGSPDDFKYFVDQCHIHGIGVIMDWVPSHFCKDAFGLRQFDGEPLYEYSDPQKAEKKGWGTLAFDYGRPEVQSFLISNALFWLEEYHIDGLRTDAVASMLYLNFGKSDNEVKIFNTYGGEENLEAYAFIRKLNEVVFSHEPNTLMMAEDSSDVPLVTAPTYKGGLGFNFKWNMGWMNDMLDYMEKDPVHRKWHHNQLTFSFMYTHSENFLLPLSHDEVIHGKKSLLDKMPGDQWQQFANLRLLYGYMMAHPGKKLLFMGGELAQYAEWKDLEELDWHLLEFPLHYQMQQYVKTLNHFYRDHPAFYELDHSPEGFLWIDPHNIEQSIIAFCRRSSNPREELIIVCNFTPNVHYDYKVGVPESGIYEEIFNSDAVDFGGSGQTNGDKHFSYPEKWHGELQHIKVKIPPLGVAIFKRKTKDCI, from the coding sequence CATTTCTGAAGAAGACCTGTATCTGTTTCACCAGGGAACAAATTACTATAGCCAGCAGTTGCTCGGTTGCCGCGAAATTTTATGGGAAAACAAGCGAGGGTATCGTTTTGTGGTTTGGGCGCCACACGCGAAGGAAGTCCGGGTTGTGGGGGACTTTAATGATTGGCAGGGCGACCGGCACGTATTGCGACGGATTACCGATCAAGGTGTCTGGGCAGGATTTTTCACTGGTATTCCGGAAAATACGCCATATAAATATGAAATACAGCCACAAAATGGAGCGTCGTTTATGAAAGCAGACCCATATGCCAGGACAGCTGAAGTTCGCCCGGCAACAGCATCTTTGACTCCAGCAACCTCAACATATAATTGGAATGATCAACAATGGCAGGAAGGAAAGAAAACATACAACCCGCATACAGCGCCAATTTCCATTTATGAAGCTCACTTGGGAACGTGGAAGACAAAGCAAGTGACAAAACTAAAACCATGGGAAACAAAGGATGCCGAAGAATTTTATACGTACCGGGAACTTGCTCATGAACTAATACCATATGTCAAAACGCTTGGATTTACCCATATTGAGTTGCTTCCACTTGCGGAACATCCCTTTGATCGGTCGTGGGGCTACCAGATTACCGGCTATTTCTCAGTTACATCCCGTTACGGTTCTCCCGATGATTTTAAATATTTCGTTGATCAATGTCATATACATGGGATCGGGGTGATTATGGACTGGGTTCCAAGCCATTTTTGCAAAGACGCATTCGGACTCCGGCAATTTGATGGGGAACCTTTATATGAATACAGCGACCCGCAAAAAGCAGAAAAAAAGGGATGGGGGACACTTGCTTTTGATTATGGACGTCCGGAAGTGCAAAGCTTTCTTATTTCCAATGCCCTTTTCTGGCTGGAGGAATACCACATAGACGGTTTACGGACAGATGCGGTGGCCAGTATGCTATATCTGAATTTTGGCAAGTCCGATAACGAGGTGAAAATTTTCAACACCTATGGGGGAGAAGAAAATCTCGAAGCCTATGCATTTATCCGCAAGCTGAATGAAGTCGTTTTTAGCCATGAACCGAATACATTGATGATGGCCGAGGACAGTTCGGATGTGCCGCTCGTTACTGCACCAACATACAAAGGTGGCCTCGGATTTAACTTTAAATGGAATATGGGCTGGATGAATGACATGCTGGATTATATGGAAAAAGATCCGGTTCATCGCAAGTGGCATCATAACCAGCTGACATTCTCGTTTATGTACACCCATTCGGAAAACTTTCTGCTTCCGCTTTCGCATGACGAGGTTATTCATGGAAAAAAATCATTACTCGATAAAATGCCCGGTGATCAGTGGCAGCAATTCGCCAATTTGCGATTGTTATACGGCTATATGATGGCACATCCCGGTAAGAAACTGTTATTTATGGGCGGGGAGCTGGCACAATATGCCGAATGGAAAGACCTGGAGGAACTTGACTGGCATTTGTTGGAATTCCCGCTTCATTATCAAATGCAGCAATACGTCAAGACGCTGAATCATTTCTATCGGGACCATCCGGCGTTTTACGAACTCGATCACAGTCCGGAGGGTTTCTTATGGATCGATCCGCATAACATCGAGCAAAGTATCATCGCCTTTTGCAGGAGAAGTTCGAATCCCCGGGAGGAACTGATCATTGTCTGCAATTTCACACCGAATGTACATTATGACTATAAAGTGGGTGTTCCTGAATCGGGTATATATGAGGAAATTTTTAATTCCGATGCAGTAGACTTTGGAGGATCCGGTCAAACAAATGGAGACAAGCATTTCAGTTACCCCGAGAAATGGCATGGTGAATTGCAACATATCAAGGTTAAAATCCCCCCTTTAGGAGTTGCGATTTTTAAAAGAAAAACGAAAGACTGCATTTAG